In a genomic window of Ignavibacteria bacterium:
- a CDS encoding ferredoxin--NADP reductase, whose amino-acid sequence MAVQFYPLTISEVWHDTPDTVAISLEVPEELKPVFLYKAGQYITIKTEIDGVSHRRNYSLCSSPVLDEPLTIAVKRVSSGTVSTWLKDHVKPGLTLEVYPPMGNFTKELHHDHIRHYLLFAGGSGITPVLSIMKSILRIEPKSAVTLFYSNKDEASIIFDREIAALAQAHADRCRVVHILEVATTSGRAHIVGRLDTSMFNRLIAEYVPSLDSVDAFVCGPQGMMDGVIADLHAKGLDDKHIHREYFTLSKDTMETNTQASAGAEAASDKLVTRKVRIRLYGKEHEFEVEPDETILSAAQRADLDPPYACQIGACCTCRAKLLSGTAIMDEREALSDDEISDGYVLTCQTHPTSDGVFADYDQ is encoded by the coding sequence ATGGCCGTTCAATTCTATCCGCTAACGATCTCCGAGGTCTGGCACGACACGCCAGACACTGTGGCCATCTCGCTTGAGGTTCCGGAAGAACTCAAGCCGGTGTTTCTGTACAAAGCCGGACAGTACATCACCATCAAGACGGAGATCGATGGCGTGAGTCATCGTCGCAACTATTCGTTGTGTTCGAGTCCGGTTCTTGATGAGCCCCTTACCATTGCTGTGAAGCGAGTGAGCTCGGGCACGGTATCCACATGGCTCAAGGATCATGTGAAGCCGGGTCTCACGCTTGAAGTGTATCCTCCGATGGGGAACTTCACAAAGGAACTCCATCACGATCATATACGTCATTATCTTCTCTTTGCAGGGGGCAGCGGAATTACTCCCGTGTTGTCGATCATGAAGAGCATCCTTCGGATCGAACCCAAGAGTGCGGTAACTCTCTTCTATTCGAACAAGGACGAAGCCTCGATCATTTTCGACCGCGAGATCGCAGCACTTGCTCAGGCGCATGCAGACCGATGCCGTGTTGTGCATATTCTTGAAGTGGCAACTACATCCGGCCGCGCACACATTGTTGGGCGACTGGATACGTCAATGTTCAACCGACTCATCGCAGAGTACGTGCCGTCATTGGATAGTGTTGACGCCTTCGTTTGCGGTCCGCAGGGAATGATGGATGGCGTGATCGCCGATCTCCATGCTAAGGGCCTGGATGACAAACACATACACCGTGAATATTTCACTCTGTCGAAGGACACAATGGAAACGAATACTCAAGCGTCGGCCGGTGCGGAGGCAGCAAGCGATAAGCTTGTAACCCGCAAGGTGCGCATACGCTTGTATGGGAAGGAACATGAGTTTGAGGTTGAGCCGGACGAGACAATTCTCTCTGCAGCGCAACGTGCCGATCTCGACCCTCCGTATGCATGTCAGATCGGTGCGTGTTGTACGTGCCGAGCAAAGTTGCTCAGTGGCACAGCCATCATGGATGAGCGTGAAGCACTTTCTGATGATGAGATCTCCGACGGATATGTTCTCACCTGTCAGACGCATCCAACGTCTGACGGCGTCTTTGCGGACTACGACCAATAA
- a CDS encoding DUF59 domain-containing protein has product MNSEISLRDRVIEAIHTIYDPEIPIDIYELGLIYEVRTAENGNVLVVMTLTTPNCPSAQSLPAEVKRTVMECEGVTDVDVQITFDPPWDKSMMSEAALFSIGMF; this is encoded by the coding sequence ATGAATTCCGAGATCAGTTTACGCGACCGCGTGATCGAGGCGATCCATACGATATACGACCCCGAAATCCCGATCGATATCTACGAGCTCGGATTGATTTACGAAGTTCGTACGGCGGAGAACGGCAATGTCCTTGTCGTGATGACGCTCACAACCCCGAATTGCCCGTCCGCGCAGTCCCTGCCGGCCGAAGTAAAACGTACTGTGATGGAATGTGAAGGTGTGACCGACGTGGATGTTCAGATCACGTTCGATCCGCCATGGGACAAGTCGATGATGTCGGAGGCTGCTTTGTTTTCCATCGGAATGTTCTAA
- a CDS encoding SufE family protein encodes MTIEQTIAHLQSEFADFPDWEERYSHIISMGKGLAPYREEFRTEEFKVKGCQSQVWLHPSITENAIHFEADSDALIVKGLVALLMRIFDDRTPKEILDAPQDLVHRLGLDQHLSNNRTNGLASMLKQIKLYALVYSMTRTT; translated from the coding sequence ATGACGATTGAACAGACCATAGCCCACCTTCAGAGTGAATTCGCAGACTTCCCGGACTGGGAAGAGCGGTATTCGCACATCATTTCGATGGGGAAGGGGCTAGCCCCTTATCGTGAGGAATTCCGGACCGAGGAGTTCAAGGTAAAGGGCTGTCAGTCCCAGGTATGGCTTCATCCGAGTATCACCGAGAACGCCATCCATTTTGAGGCCGACAGTGATGCCCTTATTGTAAAGGGGCTTGTGGCGCTGTTGATGCGGATCTTCGATGATCGTACACCCAAGGAGATCTTGGATGCACCACAGGATCTGGTACATCGGTTGGGGCTTGATCAGCACCTGTCGAATAACAGAACCAATGGATTGGCCAGTATGCTAAAACAGATCAAACTCTACGCCCTTGTCTACTCCATGACGAGGACAACATGA
- the sufS gene encoding SufS family cysteine desulfurase yields the protein MSGLTTISTNVFDAQAVRAEFPILSRTVHGNVPLVYLDSAATAQKPQCVIDAISRFYERSNANVHRGGHALGAEATSLYEDARSTVAEFLGAASNEIVFTRGTTEGINLVAASWSQMMGERLKGRSIVISGMEHHANIVPWQMVCQRLGAELRVINVRDDGTLDLDHAQSIIDETTAFVSVVHVSNTLGVINDVHAICSMARAVGAHSLVDGAQAVVHHAIDVYRIGCDFYVFSGHKLYGPTGIGVVFGRAEILAQMPPYQGGGSMIDEVTFERSTYLDAPMRFEAGTPNMDGAIGLAEAIRWFTCLDRVEVEAHEAARSTQLHDVLASIDGLRILGPSQAHVGIRSFVIDGVHANDIGVLLDEQGFAIRVGHHCTMPLMKRFGITSSARASIAVYTTAEDIDRFATALLRSIRLLR from the coding sequence ATGAGTGGACTCACCACCATCTCAACCAATGTCTTTGATGCTCAGGCAGTGCGAGCGGAGTTTCCGATCCTCTCTCGTACGGTGCATGGCAATGTTCCGCTTGTCTACCTTGATAGTGCAGCAACGGCCCAGAAGCCCCAATGTGTTATCGATGCGATCTCTCGATTCTACGAACGCTCAAATGCGAATGTTCACCGCGGGGGTCACGCCCTTGGTGCTGAAGCAACGTCTCTATATGAAGATGCACGTTCCACGGTAGCAGAATTTTTGGGTGCAGCTTCGAACGAGATCGTTTTCACGCGAGGAACCACGGAGGGCATCAATCTTGTTGCCGCTTCGTGGTCGCAGATGATGGGTGAGCGCCTCAAGGGTCGCAGCATTGTGATATCCGGCATGGAACACCATGCCAACATCGTACCGTGGCAAATGGTGTGTCAGCGTCTAGGCGCAGAACTCCGCGTGATCAATGTTCGTGATGATGGTACGCTGGATCTCGATCACGCTCAGTCCATTATCGATGAAACAACGGCCTTTGTCTCCGTTGTTCATGTATCCAATACTCTCGGCGTGATCAATGACGTGCACGCGATCTGTTCAATGGCTCGCGCGGTAGGGGCTCACTCACTGGTTGACGGGGCGCAGGCGGTGGTACACCACGCCATCGACGTGTACCGGATCGGTTGTGATTTCTACGTGTTCTCGGGACACAAACTCTATGGTCCAACGGGTATCGGAGTAGTGTTCGGAAGAGCAGAGATTCTCGCTCAGATGCCGCCGTACCAAGGTGGCGGTTCGATGATCGACGAGGTAACGTTTGAGCGCTCCACCTACCTTGATGCACCGATGCGTTTCGAGGCCGGAACGCCGAATATGGATGGCGCTATTGGGCTTGCTGAAGCGATCCGATGGTTTACGTGCCTTGATCGGGTAGAGGTAGAGGCGCACGAGGCCGCACGCTCGACGCAATTGCATGATGTACTTGCTTCCATTGACGGACTCCGCATCCTTGGTCCGAGTCAGGCACACGTTGGTATCCGGTCATTCGTCATTGACGGCGTCCATGCGAATGACATCGGTGTCCTGCTTGATGAGCAAGGTTTTGCCATCCGAGTAGGTCATCATTGCACGATGCCGCTAATGAAACGCTTCGGCATTACGTCTTCGGCTCGGGCATCCATCGCTGTCTATACAACAGCTGAGGATATCGATAGATTTGCTACGGCATTACTGCGCTCCATACGGTTGCTTCGTTGA
- the sufD gene encoding Fe-S cluster assembly protein SufD: protein MSLDTFNTTVQNAFDAVSARVNGHAAGPLHTQRKAGLSAFTLQGAPTTRHEEWKYTNVLPFIGLAFSSDVDKNEDSLLTINDVTSSMFGLHEALEGGWMVTIVNGRFEPDLSTVPMHVPGLRIEALTDELVASDSSVSAALGSLAPVDGHPFVAVNTALTHQGVVIRLDADISIMRTIHVAIVNDVRSHDVLSTPRILVLARARSSAEIVESHHTIGDHTALDLSVAECVLGPESVIRYTKIVDDTPSSNLKNISSIAASVEHGSRFTAFSISLGASFVRNDLLVQLLEPASEAYLYGASVLNGKEYADNHTVVDHTVHHCHSEELYKGLYDGSSTGVFNGKIYVRPQAQKTTAYQSNHTILLSDKAQVNAKPQLEIWADDVKCSHGATSGQLNEEAIFYLRSRGIDADKARALMTYAFVAEVMEHMEHESLRIHCEQRIAAKLGAEPFSL, encoded by the coding sequence ATGTCGCTCGACACCTTCAATACTACGGTCCAGAACGCATTCGATGCGGTGTCCGCTCGTGTGAATGGACATGCCGCCGGCCCCTTGCATACACAGAGAAAGGCCGGACTCTCTGCATTCACGTTGCAAGGCGCTCCTACTACGCGACACGAAGAATGGAAATACACGAACGTCTTGCCCTTCATCGGTCTGGCGTTCTCGTCGGATGTGGATAAAAACGAAGACTCGTTGCTCACGATCAATGATGTAACGTCTTCGATGTTCGGTCTCCACGAAGCTCTCGAAGGGGGCTGGATGGTGACCATCGTCAATGGGCGATTCGAACCCGATCTGTCTACCGTCCCAATGCACGTTCCTGGCCTGAGGATCGAAGCACTCACAGACGAACTCGTTGCATCGGACTCATCTGTGAGTGCAGCACTTGGTTCTCTGGCACCAGTTGATGGCCATCCATTTGTTGCCGTAAACACTGCCCTCACGCACCAAGGTGTGGTGATCAGACTTGATGCCGATATATCGATCATGCGGACGATCCACGTTGCCATCGTCAACGATGTTCGATCACACGACGTCCTATCAACGCCGCGCATCCTTGTTCTAGCACGGGCCCGCTCATCAGCTGAGATCGTTGAGTCTCATCACACGATCGGAGACCATACTGCACTCGACCTAAGCGTAGCCGAGTGTGTCCTTGGTCCCGAGAGCGTGATTCGGTATACCAAGATCGTTGATGACACCCCATCGTCGAATCTTAAGAATATCTCCTCCATCGCTGCCAGCGTTGAGCACGGCTCGCGCTTCACGGCATTTTCTATTTCACTCGGTGCGTCATTTGTACGAAATGACCTACTTGTCCAACTGTTAGAACCTGCAAGCGAAGCCTATCTCTATGGTGCGTCGGTTCTCAATGGAAAAGAGTATGCGGACAACCACACGGTAGTAGACCATACTGTTCATCATTGTCACAGTGAAGAACTGTATAAGGGGCTCTATGACGGGTCCTCAACCGGTGTGTTCAATGGAAAGATCTACGTCCGCCCGCAGGCACAAAAAACAACAGCCTATCAATCGAACCATACCATACTGCTAAGTGATAAGGCACAGGTGAATGCCAAGCCACAGTTGGAGATCTGGGCTGACGATGTGAAGTGTTCTCATGGTGCTACCTCCGGACAGCTCAACGAGGAAGCGATCTTCTATCTCCGTTCTCGCGGTATCGATGCAGATAAGGCACGAGCACTGATGACCTATGCCTTTGTTGCTGAGGTGATGGAACACATGGAGCACGAATCACTTCGTATCCACTGTGAACAACGCATCGCCGCAAAACTCGGAGCCGAACCGTTCTCCTTATGA
- the sufC gene encoding Fe-S cluster assembly ATPase SufC encodes MLQIKDLTAGIEEREILKGITLTVNPGEVHAIMGPNGSGKSTLASVLAGREDYTVTGGTVSFMGKDLLEMAPEQRAREGMFLAFQYPVEIPGVSTANFLKTSVNELRKHRGQEPLAPAAFLALMRERMKLVEMDQSFLSRSLNDGFSGGEKKRNEIFQMAMLEPVLSILDETDSGLDIDALRIVAGGVNALRSPSTATIVITHYQRLLDYIVPDVVHVLWNGRIVRSGGKELALELEARGYDWIKTESAVEA; translated from the coding sequence ATTCTCCAGATTAAGGATCTTACTGCAGGGATCGAAGAACGCGAGATACTCAAAGGCATCACGCTTACGGTCAATCCGGGTGAAGTCCATGCGATCATGGGGCCGAATGGCTCCGGGAAGTCCACTCTTGCATCGGTACTTGCCGGACGTGAAGATTATACCGTAACAGGCGGCACTGTGTCCTTCATGGGCAAGGACCTCCTCGAAATGGCTCCCGAACAACGAGCACGCGAAGGCATGTTCCTCGCATTTCAATATCCGGTGGAGATCCCTGGTGTTTCCACTGCCAACTTCCTCAAGACATCGGTAAATGAGTTGCGGAAGCATCGTGGACAGGAGCCCCTTGCACCTGCTGCGTTCCTTGCTCTAATGCGCGAACGCATGAAACTGGTTGAAATGGATCAGTCGTTCCTCAGTCGTTCACTCAATGACGGGTTCTCCGGTGGCGAGAAGAAGCGGAACGAGATCTTCCAAATGGCGATGCTCGAACCGGTGCTTTCCATCTTGGATGAAACGGATTCAGGTCTGGATATCGATGCGCTACGCATTGTTGCCGGCGGAGTGAATGCACTTCGCAGCCCATCTACCGCAACCATCGTTATCACACACTACCAACGTCTGCTTGATTACATCGTGCCAGATGTTGTGCATGTATTGTGGAATGGACGCATCGTTCGATCTGGTGGGAAGGAGCTTGCTTTGGAACTGGAAGCACGCGGTTACGACTGGATCAAGACCGAATCGGCGGTGGAGGCCTGA
- the sufB gene encoding Fe-S cluster assembly protein SufB yields MAQESAILDEVVQSDYKYGFTTDIEQDLLPKGLSADVVKFISEKKEEPEWMLAWRLKAYEQWLSMKEPTWPNVHYPKIDFQEIIYWASPKKKEGPASLDEVDPELLATFAKLGIPIEEQKFLTGVAVDVVLDSVSVKTTFQDKLAELGIIFCPMSEAIREHPELVKKYIGSVVPTNDNFYAALNSAVFSDGSFVYIPKGVRCPIELSTYFRINARNTGQFERTLIIADEGSYVSYLEGCTAPQRDENQLHAAVVELVAHTDAEIKYSTVQNWFPGDKDGKGGIYNFVTKRGICDGARSKISWTQVETGSAITWKYPSVVLKGDHSIGEFYSVAVTNHMQQADTGTKMMHIGKHTRSRIVSKGISAGFSQNSYRGLVKVNKVATGARNYSQCDSLLIGDQCGAHTFPYLEVANKTATVEHEATTSKIGEDILFYCNQRGIDTEAAVALIVNGYAREVLNQLPMEFAVEAQKLLAISLEGSVG; encoded by the coding sequence ATGGCACAAGAATCAGCGATCCTTGACGAAGTGGTCCAGAGCGACTACAAGTATGGCTTCACCACAGACATTGAGCAGGACCTTCTTCCAAAGGGGCTCTCAGCTGATGTGGTCAAGTTCATTTCCGAGAAAAAGGAAGAACCAGAATGGATGCTCGCTTGGCGGTTAAAAGCCTATGAACAGTGGCTTTCTATGAAGGAGCCAACGTGGCCAAACGTACACTATCCAAAGATCGATTTTCAAGAGATCATCTATTGGGCTTCACCGAAGAAGAAAGAAGGGCCGGCATCACTCGATGAAGTTGATCCGGAGCTGCTCGCCACGTTCGCTAAACTTGGAATCCCTATCGAAGAGCAGAAGTTTCTCACAGGTGTGGCAGTAGATGTGGTCTTGGATAGTGTAAGCGTAAAGACTACGTTTCAAGACAAGTTGGCAGAGCTTGGGATCATTTTTTGTCCAATGAGCGAAGCCATCCGCGAACACCCTGAGCTTGTGAAGAAGTACATTGGCTCCGTAGTTCCAACGAACGACAACTTTTATGCGGCTCTCAATTCCGCAGTGTTCAGCGACGGGTCATTCGTCTATATCCCGAAAGGCGTCCGTTGCCCGATCGAACTCAGCACGTACTTCCGGATCAACGCACGCAACACTGGGCAGTTTGAGCGAACACTCATCATTGCCGACGAAGGTAGTTATGTGAGCTATCTCGAAGGATGCACTGCGCCGCAACGCGATGAGAACCAACTTCACGCAGCAGTTGTTGAGCTTGTGGCCCACACGGATGCAGAGATCAAATACTCCACAGTACAGAACTGGTTCCCGGGGGATAAGGATGGCAAGGGCGGTATCTACAACTTCGTAACCAAGCGTGGAATCTGCGACGGTGCACGAAGCAAGATCTCATGGACACAGGTAGAGACAGGGTCTGCGATCACATGGAAATACCCAAGTGTAGTTCTCAAAGGGGACCACTCGATCGGTGAGTTTTATTCCGTTGCAGTTACGAACCATATGCAACAGGCCGACACCGGCACCAAAATGATGCACATCGGCAAGCATACGCGCAGCCGTATCGTGTCAAAGGGGATCTCCGCCGGTTTCTCGCAGAATAGCTATCGCGGACTCGTAAAAGTCAATAAAGTCGCGACCGGGGCGCGGAACTATTCACAGTGTGATTCGCTTCTCATCGGAGATCAATGTGGTGCGCATACGTTCCCGTATCTCGAAGTTGCGAACAAGACCGCCACAGTTGAGCATGAAGCTACAACGTCGAAGATCGGAGAAGACATCCTCTTCTACTGTAATCAACGTGGAATTGACACCGAGGCTGCCGTTGCCCTCATCGTGAACGGCTATGCACGCGAAGTGCTCAATCAGCTTCCAATGGAATTCGCCGTGGAAGCTCAAAAACTCTTAGCAATCTCTCTTGAAGGAAGTGTAGGATGA
- a CDS encoding SBBP repeat-containing protein — protein sequence MTAVDGFIANVGQWPSEVLYMARQNGTNVWITRTGVVEDRFAIAASSGVRSGIVIREAFQNVNLRSVASSGPEVSRVSFIKGNDPNNWYSATVHSYVAVMDLYPGVSFMFRHGEDGRIVRTMIAREGADLSQVSRELLGSSNPVVADITPITSTVYGTYFGGPSTDVVSGIEYLTNGDVVAAGTTPELEFPGVVGGYTTTVKGPTDGFLVRFDPKLRKVRAFSFIGGTGDDRVRAFTKDAQNNVYVTGETNSTDFPTTSGVSGKLYKAGLDAFVAKLDSTLSKLIVGFYHGGNKEDIGRAIAVDQNGLIFVAGNTTSTTNFPVTFPVTIRVTIPGRFGQPPTYRDEPGGGANMGQTDGFVASYSANGSIQQSRFFGREGIDLISAMVIDQSSSVYLTGSTTSANFETAPTSDRFSSGRVPYDRTFNGGLTDGFIVKLNNELALAKTDDGTYSTFFGGAGEDEGRGIFVDDLGRASVVGVTTSTNLETIGSMFSQAFGQQDMFMAVLANDGRDLVSATYFGGTGRDEVTGVRQHLGTSTAVVYGTTISNDLPIEGVGAIGARSGASDGFIALINTSTNKFTTLVAGNADDTVRAVAVDPIGDLYFAASTTSNDLRTSPDSTFQMSGPGIEMYIAKFAFGLLEMTSPGSGDTWCAGSNRTISWSSLGFPDTAKFNIYISPEGTNTWTEVKNQASGRNYQWKVPVLPTGKYFLRIQSSRGHISQLTAPFTISNPPTITAQPRNASACPGQPATLSITATGALLKYQWRKGMTDIPNATSNVLEIPAVDAASIGQYSCIVTGACSPSATSQTVTLSTAQATAITTQPSSVTVEQSRPFTLSVKATGSDLSYQWSKDGTPITGATSADYVVSASALTDAGSYSCEVGGGCGKATTSVAVVTVTPGTSVEDDFATGKTWLRLLGPTPASEAAFIRVRQENQTEATARIVDEQGRTVATLDLGVLPSDESDVRIAVSSLSTGVYVVEIKTGVQVGYVRLVIRR from the coding sequence ATGACAGCAGTCGATGGTTTCATTGCCAATGTTGGGCAATGGCCGTCAGAAGTGCTGTACATGGCGCGGCAGAACGGTACCAACGTTTGGATAACTCGAACAGGTGTGGTTGAAGATCGTTTTGCGATCGCTGCATCATCGGGTGTCCGCTCTGGTATCGTTATTCGTGAGGCATTCCAGAACGTTAATCTGCGTTCAGTTGCCTCTTCAGGTCCAGAAGTATCTCGTGTTTCCTTCATCAAGGGCAACGATCCGAACAACTGGTACAGTGCCACGGTCCATTCCTATGTAGCCGTAATGGATCTTTATCCGGGAGTGTCGTTCATGTTCCGCCATGGCGAAGACGGACGTATTGTGCGGACCATGATCGCTCGAGAAGGGGCTGACCTATCGCAGGTGTCGAGAGAACTTCTCGGTTCGTCTAATCCGGTTGTAGCAGACATTACACCGATCACGTCAACCGTTTATGGTACGTATTTCGGTGGGCCAAGTACAGATGTTGTGTCGGGTATTGAATACCTAACCAACGGAGACGTAGTTGCCGCCGGAACAACTCCCGAGCTTGAGTTCCCAGGAGTTGTTGGTGGATACACCACAACCGTGAAGGGCCCAACGGATGGCTTCCTTGTTCGCTTTGACCCAAAACTCCGAAAGGTACGTGCATTCTCATTCATCGGAGGAACGGGTGATGATCGGGTCCGTGCCTTCACAAAGGATGCACAGAATAATGTGTATGTGACCGGTGAGACAAATTCAACCGATTTCCCAACAACGTCCGGTGTATCTGGAAAACTCTACAAGGCTGGACTAGATGCGTTTGTAGCAAAGCTCGACTCAACACTCTCGAAGCTCATCGTTGGTTTCTACCATGGTGGCAATAAGGAAGACATTGGACGTGCGATCGCGGTGGATCAGAATGGTCTGATCTTTGTAGCAGGGAATACAACCTCAACGACGAACTTCCCAGTGACGTTCCCAGTTACTATCCGCGTCACGATCCCCGGTCGCTTTGGTCAGCCACCTACATATCGGGATGAGCCGGGTGGTGGTGCGAACATGGGCCAGACGGATGGATTCGTTGCATCGTATTCAGCGAATGGTTCTATACAACAGTCGCGATTCTTCGGTCGTGAAGGTATTGATCTGATTTCGGCGATGGTCATTGACCAATCAAGCAGTGTCTATTTGACCGGCAGCACAACTTCTGCCAACTTCGAAACTGCACCTACCTCTGACCGATTTTCGTCTGGTCGCGTGCCGTACGATCGCACGTTCAACGGCGGCCTCACCGATGGGTTCATCGTAAAGCTCAACAATGAATTGGCACTTGCAAAGACGGACGATGGTACCTACTCCACGTTCTTTGGTGGTGCGGGCGAAGATGAAGGTCGCGGCATATTTGTTGATGACCTCGGTCGGGCATCAGTGGTTGGTGTTACGACATCCACCAATCTTGAGACGATCGGGTCCATGTTCTCACAGGCATTTGGCCAGCAGGACATGTTCATGGCTGTACTTGCAAATGACGGACGCGACCTTGTGAGTGCAACGTATTTCGGCGGTACAGGCAGGGATGAAGTGACCGGTGTGCGTCAGCACCTAGGAACGTCAACAGCCGTTGTGTATGGAACTACGATCTCCAATGACCTTCCGATCGAAGGCGTAGGGGCCATTGGCGCCCGATCCGGTGCTTCGGATGGCTTCATTGCCTTGATCAACACCTCAACCAACAAGTTCACAACACTTGTCGCCGGGAATGCCGATGATACTGTTCGCGCAGTTGCCGTTGACCCGATTGGGGACCTGTATTTCGCAGCTTCAACAACGTCCAATGACTTGCGCACATCGCCTGACTCAACGTTCCAAATGAGCGGCCCTGGCATCGAGATGTATATCGCAAAGTTTGCCTTCGGATTACTGGAAATGACGTCGCCAGGTAGTGGAGATACATGGTGCGCCGGATCGAATCGCACGATCTCTTGGTCATCACTTGGTTTCCCAGACACCGCAAAGTTCAATATCTATATCTCGCCTGAAGGGACGAACACCTGGACCGAGGTCAAGAACCAAGCATCAGGTCGTAACTATCAATGGAAGGTACCTGTCCTCCCTACCGGAAAGTACTTCCTTCGAATTCAATCCTCGCGTGGCCATATCAGCCAACTCACTGCGCCATTCACGATCTCAAACCCTCCCACGATCACTGCACAGCCAAGAAATGCAAGCGCTTGTCCTGGACAACCTGCAACTCTAAGCATCACTGCTACAGGCGCATTGCTCAAGTACCAATGGCGTAAGGGAATGACGGATATCCCGAATGCCACATCAAATGTTCTTGAGATCCCTGCAGTTGACGCTGCTTCGATCGGTCAGTATTCGTGCATCGTAACTGGCGCATGCTCTCCGAGCGCAACATCCCAAACAGTGACGCTTTCTACGGCGCAAGCCACGGCGATCACCACGCAGCCTTCAAGTGTTACAGTAGAACAATCGAGGCCGTTCACGCTCTCTGTAAAGGCAACTGGATCCGACCTCAGCTATCAATGGAGCAAGGATGGCACGCCGATCACGGGTGCTACGTCTGCTGATTATGTTGTAAGCGCATCTGCACTCACAGATGCAGGCTCGTACTCCTGTGAAGTAGGCGGTGGCTGTGGCAAAGCAACAACTTCCGTTGCAGTTGTCACTGTTACACCGGGCACATCTGTTGAAGATGACTTCGCAACGGGCAAGACGTGGCTTCGACTTCTTGGTCCAACTCCGGCCAGCGAGGCAGCGTTCATTCGCGTGCGTCAGGAAAATCAAACCGAGGCAACAGCTCGGATCGTTGACGAACAAGGTCGTACTGTTGCCACCCTCGACCTTGGTGTGTTGCCTTCTGATGAGTCCGACGTTCGGATCGCTGTCAGTTCGCTCTCCACCGGAGTCTATGTTGTAGAGATCAAAACCGGTGTTCAGGTCGGATACGTGAGATTAGTCATTCGTCGTTAA
- a CDS encoding pyridoxine 5'-phosphate synthase, translating into MNLAVNIDHVATLREARGGMEPDPVHAAVLAEMAGASGIVCHLREDRRHVNDRDVRVLRDVLTTKLDLEMATTPEIIAIALEIVPDLVTLVPEKREELTTEGGLAVHGNEAYLSEVTKMFHEKGILVSLFIEPEPMQIDAAVQCGVDIIELHTGTYANARSKAGVKIQFERIRAAAMYAAEAELVVTAGHGLDLRNLEAFRLIPEIEEVSIGHALVSRALFVGFEQAVREYVAAVS; encoded by the coding sequence ATGAACCTCGCCGTCAACATCGACCATGTGGCCACCCTGCGCGAAGCCCGGGGAGGTATGGAACCGGATCCTGTTCATGCTGCCGTTCTGGCCGAAATGGCCGGTGCGTCGGGGATCGTTTGCCACCTACGAGAGGACCGCCGGCATGTCAATGACCGAGATGTCCGCGTTCTGCGGGATGTCCTGACAACGAAGCTGGATCTGGAAATGGCCACTACGCCCGAGATCATCGCGATCGCCCTGGAGATCGTCCCGGACCTCGTTACGCTGGTTCCGGAAAAGCGCGAGGAACTCACCACGGAAGGGGGCTTGGCAGTACACGGCAATGAAGCCTATCTCTCAGAGGTCACCAAGATGTTCCACGAGAAGGGTATTCTCGTGAGCCTGTTCATTGAGCCGGAACCGATGCAGATAGACGCGGCTGTACAGTGTGGGGTGGATATCATTGAGCTCCACACGGGCACCTATGCGAATGCCAGAAGTAAGGCGGGAGTAAAGATCCAGTTTGAGCGCATCCGTGCGGCCGCTATGTATGCTGCAGAGGCAGAACTCGTGGTCACGGCCGGACACGGACTCGATCTCAGGAATCTTGAGGCATTTCGCCTGATCCCTGAGATCGAAGAAGTATCCATCGGGCACGCCTTAGTGAGCCGAGCCCTCTTTGTTGGTTTTGAACAGGCCGTGCGAGAATACGTAGCTGCCGTGTCTTAG